In Sphaeramia orbicularis chromosome 12, fSphaOr1.1, whole genome shotgun sequence, the following proteins share a genomic window:
- the camsap1a gene encoding calmodulin-regulated spectrin-associated protein 1a isoform X2, with amino-acid sequence MDVEVNAGRDSTWRGAGQPGDAGGGDGGGMEVQVVPLELYDSARAKIAANLRWLFAKAYGIDHIPADLRDPFYTDQYEQEHIKPPIIRLLLSAELYCRVCGLILHAEHAASLQSHLSVIQALSRKGIYVLETDNSPVSDLDLSSAPIKMSSHIHLIDALMMAYTVEMLSIEKVVSSVKRFSNFSASKELPFDLEDAMVFWINKVNMKMREITEKELKMKQHLLESPSHQKSPSKWYWKLVPPDILHALAHCLLEPVEFSRVVRYRRDHLSGRNLQHFPLLDDLLKDVCDGAALLAVIHFYCPEVIRLEDICLKEVPSIADSIYNIQLLQEFSDEYLNKCFYLQSEDMLYSPPVLKSNVMVFIAELFWWFEIVKPDFVQPRDLQEIRDVRLLLQPKSSRSHVPISNATKRSFLTSSSSAETLTPPKSPDLSSKPGSSSPSLLQLRQKQQRVAEQDTSELRNRPSSVTRVDGQHQGPVHAWPERRQRPLSQPVPYALHYPLEEDADSISLARSISKDSLASNILSITPKHMLGAGPHLPQHRLSGHSLLGHIRIEDEEEEREEEELVAVIHPSAFSRRRLGGDIEQDELDVQNAAATSRVASTRCSPRLDTGPFSTDHQADSYYLEPLMPAIPKPAKEKSINLNKEEESGESHSRVGFAARKTSAPSTMQRKTHVAESNKNTFTPIESVTSSLRPPIEGSAAVNTHGFFLHSSGETNHHSPFSSQEVGLDSDSDIADLEEDEEEEDQMELAKDMIKRVRGKCLRDGGVTEFGEGEGESAKLREDMKVSERDDKEDVSGRSSPCLSTVSWASSCSASGSTSVKMTSFAERKLLKLGLRDGFSSTSSSQKTTPDGSETAPCPPWQLRSESCWLGKEPSSVSGKNMMSSSPVVPSELLQLHMQLEEQRRAIEFQKKKMETLSARQRLKLGKAAFLNIVKKGGGKSDTLPLPLKSPQDSSEGSAADKSKVKPQLCKDDSCLEALKIQARERQTGRGQTTRDNRSQDAGAEPDLTECSRSIELLNEAISSIQQQMMQLSLQQDLLIKQNVVSPPESGGSGSSTTPTTSSTSDSKSYAVVHFVDISGSNSTPARRPPKLSSSQRKASDRKQNKQNSKSASITSSIEVLGGSDSASADTEGGAESCRTERSIMRNSTFRIRDDVNQRSTREDTSPAKPQTPVISISHVFPSEAAGPDENKVTSSGKEAAGGEETTRIKSQLIEVDLSELKEPAEDGSADTTDTAEGEQKNVLGFFFKDDEKAEDEMAKRRAAFLLKQQRKAEEARLRKQQQEAESELKRDEARRKAEEERVRKEEEKARRELIKQEYLRRKQQALMEEQGLVRPRPRTKSRRNRPKSLHREESNSLSKGSTTRHSLKVSMLIKAQGQAANGRGADLSSSHRGSTLSLATEADSVISGEAESQRAGSVCSMESFPVLSRASSRNMDRDWENGSIASSITSAEYNGPKLFKEPSSKSNKPIIINAIAHCCLAGKVNETQKNVVLEELEKCESNHLIILFRDGGCQFRAIYSYSPDTEEIIKFTGTGPRTINRKMIDKLYKYSSDRKQFTAIPAKSVSVSVDALTIHNHLWQVKRPGSARRK; translated from the exons ATCACATCCCTGCAGATCTGCGAGACCCTTTCTACACAGACCAGTACGAGCAGGAACACATCAAGCCACCCATCATTCGCCTGCTGCTGTCTGCAGAGCTCTACTGCAGGGTGTGCGGCTTGATCCTTCACGCCGAACACGCAGCCTCACTCCAAAGTCACCTGTCGGTCATTCAGGCTCTGTCTAGGAAGGGAATCTATGTCCTGGAGACTGACAACTCACCTGTGTCTGATCTGGACCTCAGCTCAGCTCCCATCAAGATG AGCTCCCACATCCACCTTATTGATGCCCTGATGATGGCCTACACAGTGGAGATGCTCAGCATTGAGAAGGTGGTGTCCAGTGTCAAGCGCTTTTCGAACTTCAGTGCCTCCAAGGAGCTGCCTTTTGACCTGGAAGATGCCATGGTCTTTTGGATCAATAAG GTGAACATGAAGATGAGGGAAATCACAGAGAAAGAGCTGAAAATGAAGCAGCATCTGCTGGAGTCACCCAGTCACCAGAAG TCTCCCTCCAAATGGTACTGGAAGCTTGTACCT CCAGATATATTGCATGCACTGGCCCATTGCTTATTGGAGCCTGTGGAGTTCTCTCGTGTG GTCCGTTACCGTAGAGATCACCTGTCAGGTCGGAATCTTCAGCACTTCCCCCTCTTGGATGACCTTTTGAAGGATGTGTGTGACGGTGCTGCACTGCTGGCTGTGATCCACTTTTACTGCCCAGAGGTCATTCGACTAGAAG ATATTTGTCTGAAGGAGGTCCCCTCCATAGCCGACAGTATATACAACATCCAGCTTCTGCAGGAGTTTTCTGATGAATATTTGAACAAATGCTTCTACCTGCAGTCTGAAGACATGCTGTATTCTCCACCAGTGCTGAAA agTAATGTGATGGTCTTCATTGCTGAGCTCTTCTGGTGGTTTGAGATTGTGAAGCCAGACTTTGTTCAGCCCAGGGACCTTCAGGAAATCAGAGATG TGAGGTTGTTGCTGCAGCCTAAGAGTTCTCGATCCCACGTACCCATCTCAAACGCCACCAAACGTAGCTTCCTGacttcatcaagctctgcagaaacccTGACCCCACCTAAGAGCCCAGATCTCAG TTCTAAACCAGGCTCATCGAGTCCATCTTTACTGCAACTGAGACAGAAACAGCAGagagtggctgaacaggacactTCAG AACTGAGAAATAGGCCCAGCTCTGTGACACGTGTGGATGGGCAGCATCAGGGTCCAGTACACGCATGGCCAGAGAGGAGGCAAAG ACCTTTATCCCAACCAGTACCTTATGCTTTACATTATCCCCTGGAGGAGGATGCAGACAGCATCAGCCTTGCTCGCTCCATCAGCAAAGACAGTTTAGCCTCCAACATCTTGAGCATAACTCCGAAGCACATGCTGGGGGCGGGCCCTCACCTGCCTCAGCACAGACTGAGCGGCCACAGCCTGCTCGGTCACATCCGTATTGAGgacgaggaggaagaaagagaggaggaggagctggtcgCTGTGATCCATCCTTCTGCATTTTCTCGCCGTCGACTTGGAGGCGACATAGAGCAGGATGAGTTGGATGTCCAGAATGCTGCCGCCACCTCTAGGGTTGCTAGTACACGTTGCTCTCCCCGCCTTGACACAGGCCCGTTTTCTACGGACCACCAGGCTGACAGCTACTATCTGGAGCCTCTAATGCCAGCCATCCCTAAACCAGCCAAAGAGAAGAGCATCAACCTGAACAAGGAGGAGGAGAGCGGTGAAAGTCACTCTCGAGTAGGATTCGCAGCAAGGAAAACCAGTGCCCCTAGCACCATGCAGAGGAAAACACATGTGGCTGAATCAAACAAAAATACCTTTACCCCCATAGAGTCAGTCACTAGCTCCCTGAGGCCGCCGATAGAGGGGTCAGCAGCTGTGAACACACATGGCTTTTTTCTTCATTCCTCAGGCGAGACAAACCACCACAGTCCTTTCTCTTCACAGGAGGTGGGGCTAGACTCTGACTCCGACATTGCAGACcttgaggaagatgaggaggaggaagatcaGATGGAGCTAGCTAAAGACATGATAAAGAGGGTCAGGGGAAAGTGCTTAAGGGACGGTGGGGTCACTGAATTTGGAGAGGGGGAAGGTGAGTCCGCCAAACTGAGAGAGGACATGAAGGTGAGTGAGCGGGACGATAAGGAGGATGTCAGCGGGCGCTCCAGTCCCTGCCTCAGTACCGTATCCTGGGCGAGCAGCTGCAGCGCCTCAGGCAGCACCAGTGTCAAGATGACCAGCTTCGCAGAAAGAAAGCTGCTCAAACTTGGCCTCCGTGATGGTTTTTCAAGTACCAGCAGCTCACAAAAGACCACACCAGATGGCTCGGAGACAGCCCCCTGCCCTCCCTGGCAACTGAGGAGTGAATCCTGCTGGTTAGGGAAAGAGCCAAGTTCTGTTTCGGGGAAAAATATGATGTCGAGTTCCCCAGTAGTGCCTTCAGAGCTGCTGCAGCTTCACATGCAGCTGGAAGAGCAAAGACGTGCGATTGAGTttcagaagaagaagatggagacTTTGTCAGCACGGCAGCGGCTGAAACTAGGGAAAGCTGCATTCTTAAACATCGTcaaaaaagggggagggaagagTGACACACTTCCCTTGCCACTGAAAAGTCCCCAAGATTCTTCAGAAGGATCAGCTGCCGATAAGAGCAAAGTAAAACCACAGTTGTGTAAGGATGACTCATGTCTGGAAGCTTTGAAGATCCAGGCTAGGGAAAGACAAACAGGAAGAGGACAGACAACCAGAGACAACAGGTCCCAGGATGCTGGAGCtgaacctgacctgactgagtgTTCCCGTTCTATAGAGCTCCTCAATGAAGCTATTAGTTCAATTCAGCAGCAGATGATGCAGCTCTCCTTACAACAAGACCTTCTGATTAAGCAGAATGTGGTCTCACCTCCAGAATCTGGAGGATCAGGCTCCAGCACAACACCGACAACATCCTCTACCTCAGACTCCAAATCTTACGCAGTTGTTCACTTCGTAGACATCAGCGGCAGCAACTCCACCCCGGCCCGCCGTCCACCGAAGCTCAGCTCCAGCCAACGCAAAGCCTCGGACCggaaacagaacaaacagaacagtAAGAGCGCAAGCATCACGTCCAGTATTGAAGTCCTCGGCGGCAGTGACAGCGCTTCTGCAGACACAGAAGGAGGCGCTGAGAGCTGTAGGACCGAGAGAAGCATCATGAGAAATAGCACCTTCAGAATCCGTGATGATGTGAACCAACGCAGCACCAGAGAGGACACCAGCCCAGCCAAGCCTCAAACACCAGTCATCTCCATCAGCCACGTATTTCCATCAGAGGCTGCAGGACCGGATGAGAACAAAGTTACTAGCTCAGGGAAAGAGGCCGCCGGTGGAGAGGAGACTACAAGGATCAAGAGTCAGCTGATTGAAGTGGACCTATCAGAGCTTAAGGAGCCAGCAGAGGACGGCAGTGCAGACACTACAGACACAGCGGAGGGCGAGCAGAAGAATGTGTTGGGCTTCTTCTTTAAG GACGACGAGAAAGCAGAGGATGAAATGGCGAAGCGTCGAGCTGCGTTCCTCCTCAAACAGCAGCGTAAAGCTGAAGAGGCGAGACTACGCAAACAGCAGCAGGAAGCTGAGAGCGAGCTAAAACGAGATGAGGCTAG GCGCAAGGCAGAGGAGGAACGTGTCcgtaaggaggaggagaaggcgaGACGGGAGCTCATCAAGCAGGAGTACCTGCGAAGAAAGCAACAAGCACTGATGGAAGAGCAGGGTCTGGTCAGGCCACGCCCCAGGACGAAATCACGCAGGAACAGGCCCAAGTCTCTGCACAGAGAGGAGTCCAACAGTCTGTCCAAAGGGTCGACCACAC GTCATTCTCTGAAGGTGTCCATGCTGATCAAAGCCCAGGGCCAAGCAGCAAACGGCAGGGGAG CTGATCTGAGCAGCAGTCATCGAGGGTCCACGCTCTCGTTGGCCACAGAGGCGGACAGCGTCATCTCAGGAGAAGCCGAGTCACAGCG GGCTGGATCTGTGTGCTCCATGGAGTCGTTCCCTGTACTGAGCAGGGCGTCCAGCAGGAACATGGACCGGGACTGGGAGAACGGCTCCATAGCCTCCTCCATCACTTCAGCCGAGTACAACG GTCCTAAACTATTCAAGGAGCCGAGTTCCAAGTCTAACAAGCCAATCATCATCAACGCCATCGCTCACTGCTGCTTAGCTGGCAAAGTTAATGAAACCCAGAAGAATGTGGTACTAGAG GAGCTGGAAAAGTGCGAGTCCAACCACCTGATCATCCTGTTCCGTGACGGTGGATGCCAGTTCCGTGCCATTTACTCCTACTCGCCGGACACCGAGGAAATAATCAAGTTCACAGGCACGGGGCCGCGTACCATCAACCGAAAGATGATCGACAAGCTCTACAAGTACAGCTCGGACCGCAAGCAGTTCACCGCCATCCCCGCCAAGTCTGTGTCTGTCAGCGTGGACGCCCTGACCATCCACAATCACCTGTGGCAGGTCAAGAGGCCCGGCAGCGCACGGAGGAAGTGA
- the camsap1a gene encoding calmodulin-regulated spectrin-associated protein 1a isoform X5 produces the protein MDVEVNAGRDSTWRGAGQPGDAGGGDGGGMEVQVVPLELYDSARAKIAANLRWLFAKAYGIDHIPADLRDPFYTDQYEQEHIKPPIIRLLLSAELYCRVCGLILHAEHAASLQSHLSVIQALSRKGIYVLETDNSPVSDLDLSSAPIKMSSHIHLIDALMMAYTVEMLSIEKVVSSVKRFSNFSASKELPFDLEDAMVFWINKVNMKMREITEKELKMKQHLLESPSHQKSPSKWYWKLVPPDILHALAHCLLEPVEFSRVVRYRRDHLSGRNLQHFPLLDDLLKDVCDGAALLAVIHFYCPEVIRLEDICLKEVPSIADSIYNIQLLQEFSDEYLNKCFYLQSEDMLYSPPVLKSNVMVFIAELFWWFEIVKPDFVQPRDLQEIRDVRLLLQPKSSRSHVPISNATKRSFLTSSSSAETLTPPKSPDLSSKPGSSSPSLLQLRQKQQRVAEQDTSELRNRPSSVTRVDGQHQGPVHAWPERRQRPLSQPVPYALHYPLEEDADSISLARSISKDSLASNILSITPKHMLGAGPHLPQHRLSGHSLLGHIRIEDEEEEREEEELVAVIHPSAFSRRRLGGDIEQDELDVQNAAATSRVASTRCSPRLDTGPFSTDHQADSYYLEPLMPAIPKPAKEKSINLNKEEESGESHSRVGFAARKTSAPSTMQRKTHVAESNKNTFTPIESVTSSLRPPIEGSAAVNTHGFFLHSSGETNHHSPFSSQEVGLDSDSDIADLEEDEEEEDQMELAKDMIKRVRGKCLRDGGVTEFGEGEGESAKLREDMKVSERDDKEDVSGRSSPCLSTVSWASSCSASGSTSVKMTSFAERKLLKLGLRDGFSSTSSSQKTTPDGSETAPCPPWQLRSESCWLGKEPSSVSGKNMMSSSPVVPSELLQLHMQLEEQRRAIEFQKKKMETLSARQRLKLGKAAFLNIVKKGGGKSDTLPLPLKSPQDSSEGSAADKSKVKPQLCKDDSCLEALKIQARERQTGRGQTTRDNRSQDAGAEPDLTECSRSIELLNEAISSIQQQMMQLSLQQDLLIKQNVVSPPESGGSGSSTTPTTSSTSDSKSYAVVHFVDISGSNSTPARRPPKLSSSQRKASDRKQNKQNSKSASITSSIEVLGGSDSASADTEGGAESCRTERSIMRNSTFRIRDDVNQRSTREDTSPAKPQTPVISISHVFPSEAAGPDENKVTSSGKEAAGGEETTRIKSQLIEVDLSELKEPAEDGSADTTDTAEGEQKNVLGFFFKDDEKAEDEMAKRRAAFLLKQQRKAEEARLRKQQQEAESELKRDEARRKAEEERVRKEEEKARRELIKQEYLRRKQQALMEEQGLVRPRPRTKSRRNRPKSLHREESNSLSKGSTTPDLSSSHRGSTLSLATEADSVISGEAESQRACSRAGSVCSMESFPVLSRASSRNMDRDWENGSIASSITSAEYNGPKLFKEPSSKSNKPIIINAIAHCCLAGKVNETQKNVVLEELEKCESNHLIILFRDGGCQFRAIYSYSPDTEEIIKFTGTGPRTINRKMIDKLYKYSSDRKQFTAIPAKSVSVSVDALTIHNHLWQVKRPGSARRK, from the exons ATCACATCCCTGCAGATCTGCGAGACCCTTTCTACACAGACCAGTACGAGCAGGAACACATCAAGCCACCCATCATTCGCCTGCTGCTGTCTGCAGAGCTCTACTGCAGGGTGTGCGGCTTGATCCTTCACGCCGAACACGCAGCCTCACTCCAAAGTCACCTGTCGGTCATTCAGGCTCTGTCTAGGAAGGGAATCTATGTCCTGGAGACTGACAACTCACCTGTGTCTGATCTGGACCTCAGCTCAGCTCCCATCAAGATG AGCTCCCACATCCACCTTATTGATGCCCTGATGATGGCCTACACAGTGGAGATGCTCAGCATTGAGAAGGTGGTGTCCAGTGTCAAGCGCTTTTCGAACTTCAGTGCCTCCAAGGAGCTGCCTTTTGACCTGGAAGATGCCATGGTCTTTTGGATCAATAAG GTGAACATGAAGATGAGGGAAATCACAGAGAAAGAGCTGAAAATGAAGCAGCATCTGCTGGAGTCACCCAGTCACCAGAAG TCTCCCTCCAAATGGTACTGGAAGCTTGTACCT CCAGATATATTGCATGCACTGGCCCATTGCTTATTGGAGCCTGTGGAGTTCTCTCGTGTG GTCCGTTACCGTAGAGATCACCTGTCAGGTCGGAATCTTCAGCACTTCCCCCTCTTGGATGACCTTTTGAAGGATGTGTGTGACGGTGCTGCACTGCTGGCTGTGATCCACTTTTACTGCCCAGAGGTCATTCGACTAGAAG ATATTTGTCTGAAGGAGGTCCCCTCCATAGCCGACAGTATATACAACATCCAGCTTCTGCAGGAGTTTTCTGATGAATATTTGAACAAATGCTTCTACCTGCAGTCTGAAGACATGCTGTATTCTCCACCAGTGCTGAAA agTAATGTGATGGTCTTCATTGCTGAGCTCTTCTGGTGGTTTGAGATTGTGAAGCCAGACTTTGTTCAGCCCAGGGACCTTCAGGAAATCAGAGATG TGAGGTTGTTGCTGCAGCCTAAGAGTTCTCGATCCCACGTACCCATCTCAAACGCCACCAAACGTAGCTTCCTGacttcatcaagctctgcagaaacccTGACCCCACCTAAGAGCCCAGATCTCAG TTCTAAACCAGGCTCATCGAGTCCATCTTTACTGCAACTGAGACAGAAACAGCAGagagtggctgaacaggacactTCAG AACTGAGAAATAGGCCCAGCTCTGTGACACGTGTGGATGGGCAGCATCAGGGTCCAGTACACGCATGGCCAGAGAGGAGGCAAAG ACCTTTATCCCAACCAGTACCTTATGCTTTACATTATCCCCTGGAGGAGGATGCAGACAGCATCAGCCTTGCTCGCTCCATCAGCAAAGACAGTTTAGCCTCCAACATCTTGAGCATAACTCCGAAGCACATGCTGGGGGCGGGCCCTCACCTGCCTCAGCACAGACTGAGCGGCCACAGCCTGCTCGGTCACATCCGTATTGAGgacgaggaggaagaaagagaggaggaggagctggtcgCTGTGATCCATCCTTCTGCATTTTCTCGCCGTCGACTTGGAGGCGACATAGAGCAGGATGAGTTGGATGTCCAGAATGCTGCCGCCACCTCTAGGGTTGCTAGTACACGTTGCTCTCCCCGCCTTGACACAGGCCCGTTTTCTACGGACCACCAGGCTGACAGCTACTATCTGGAGCCTCTAATGCCAGCCATCCCTAAACCAGCCAAAGAGAAGAGCATCAACCTGAACAAGGAGGAGGAGAGCGGTGAAAGTCACTCTCGAGTAGGATTCGCAGCAAGGAAAACCAGTGCCCCTAGCACCATGCAGAGGAAAACACATGTGGCTGAATCAAACAAAAATACCTTTACCCCCATAGAGTCAGTCACTAGCTCCCTGAGGCCGCCGATAGAGGGGTCAGCAGCTGTGAACACACATGGCTTTTTTCTTCATTCCTCAGGCGAGACAAACCACCACAGTCCTTTCTCTTCACAGGAGGTGGGGCTAGACTCTGACTCCGACATTGCAGACcttgaggaagatgaggaggaggaagatcaGATGGAGCTAGCTAAAGACATGATAAAGAGGGTCAGGGGAAAGTGCTTAAGGGACGGTGGGGTCACTGAATTTGGAGAGGGGGAAGGTGAGTCCGCCAAACTGAGAGAGGACATGAAGGTGAGTGAGCGGGACGATAAGGAGGATGTCAGCGGGCGCTCCAGTCCCTGCCTCAGTACCGTATCCTGGGCGAGCAGCTGCAGCGCCTCAGGCAGCACCAGTGTCAAGATGACCAGCTTCGCAGAAAGAAAGCTGCTCAAACTTGGCCTCCGTGATGGTTTTTCAAGTACCAGCAGCTCACAAAAGACCACACCAGATGGCTCGGAGACAGCCCCCTGCCCTCCCTGGCAACTGAGGAGTGAATCCTGCTGGTTAGGGAAAGAGCCAAGTTCTGTTTCGGGGAAAAATATGATGTCGAGTTCCCCAGTAGTGCCTTCAGAGCTGCTGCAGCTTCACATGCAGCTGGAAGAGCAAAGACGTGCGATTGAGTttcagaagaagaagatggagacTTTGTCAGCACGGCAGCGGCTGAAACTAGGGAAAGCTGCATTCTTAAACATCGTcaaaaaagggggagggaagagTGACACACTTCCCTTGCCACTGAAAAGTCCCCAAGATTCTTCAGAAGGATCAGCTGCCGATAAGAGCAAAGTAAAACCACAGTTGTGTAAGGATGACTCATGTCTGGAAGCTTTGAAGATCCAGGCTAGGGAAAGACAAACAGGAAGAGGACAGACAACCAGAGACAACAGGTCCCAGGATGCTGGAGCtgaacctgacctgactgagtgTTCCCGTTCTATAGAGCTCCTCAATGAAGCTATTAGTTCAATTCAGCAGCAGATGATGCAGCTCTCCTTACAACAAGACCTTCTGATTAAGCAGAATGTGGTCTCACCTCCAGAATCTGGAGGATCAGGCTCCAGCACAACACCGACAACATCCTCTACCTCAGACTCCAAATCTTACGCAGTTGTTCACTTCGTAGACATCAGCGGCAGCAACTCCACCCCGGCCCGCCGTCCACCGAAGCTCAGCTCCAGCCAACGCAAAGCCTCGGACCggaaacagaacaaacagaacagtAAGAGCGCAAGCATCACGTCCAGTATTGAAGTCCTCGGCGGCAGTGACAGCGCTTCTGCAGACACAGAAGGAGGCGCTGAGAGCTGTAGGACCGAGAGAAGCATCATGAGAAATAGCACCTTCAGAATCCGTGATGATGTGAACCAACGCAGCACCAGAGAGGACACCAGCCCAGCCAAGCCTCAAACACCAGTCATCTCCATCAGCCACGTATTTCCATCAGAGGCTGCAGGACCGGATGAGAACAAAGTTACTAGCTCAGGGAAAGAGGCCGCCGGTGGAGAGGAGACTACAAGGATCAAGAGTCAGCTGATTGAAGTGGACCTATCAGAGCTTAAGGAGCCAGCAGAGGACGGCAGTGCAGACACTACAGACACAGCGGAGGGCGAGCAGAAGAATGTGTTGGGCTTCTTCTTTAAG GACGACGAGAAAGCAGAGGATGAAATGGCGAAGCGTCGAGCTGCGTTCCTCCTCAAACAGCAGCGTAAAGCTGAAGAGGCGAGACTACGCAAACAGCAGCAGGAAGCTGAGAGCGAGCTAAAACGAGATGAGGCTAG GCGCAAGGCAGAGGAGGAACGTGTCcgtaaggaggaggagaaggcgaGACGGGAGCTCATCAAGCAGGAGTACCTGCGAAGAAAGCAACAAGCACTGATGGAAGAGCAGGGTCTGGTCAGGCCACGCCCCAGGACGAAATCACGCAGGAACAGGCCCAAGTCTCTGCACAGAGAGGAGTCCAACAGTCTGTCCAAAGGGTCGACCACAC CTGATCTGAGCAGCAGTCATCGAGGGTCCACGCTCTCGTTGGCCACAGAGGCGGACAGCGTCATCTCAGGAGAAGCCGAGTCACAGCG TGCATGTTCCAGGGCTGGATCTGTGTGCTCCATGGAGTCGTTCCCTGTACTGAGCAGGGCGTCCAGCAGGAACATGGACCGGGACTGGGAGAACGGCTCCATAGCCTCCTCCATCACTTCAGCCGAGTACAACG GTCCTAAACTATTCAAGGAGCCGAGTTCCAAGTCTAACAAGCCAATCATCATCAACGCCATCGCTCACTGCTGCTTAGCTGGCAAAGTTAATGAAACCCAGAAGAATGTGGTACTAGAG GAGCTGGAAAAGTGCGAGTCCAACCACCTGATCATCCTGTTCCGTGACGGTGGATGCCAGTTCCGTGCCATTTACTCCTACTCGCCGGACACCGAGGAAATAATCAAGTTCACAGGCACGGGGCCGCGTACCATCAACCGAAAGATGATCGACAAGCTCTACAAGTACAGCTCGGACCGCAAGCAGTTCACCGCCATCCCCGCCAAGTCTGTGTCTGTCAGCGTGGACGCCCTGACCATCCACAATCACCTGTGGCAGGTCAAGAGGCCCGGCAGCGCACGGAGGAAGTGA